The Agromyces sp. G08B096 DNA window CGAACGCGCTGCCGAAGGCCCTGCATCTCTCGCGGGGCACGATCGCCGCAGCGGCGATGGCCTCGATCGAGGCGGCCGAGCAGCTGCGCAAGGCGTCGCTCGACGCGGAGCTGGCCGAGCGCGCCGCGGCGCTCGCACCCGCCGTGCCGACCATCGCGGCCCGGCAGCAGGCGCCCGCTGCCCGCGTCGGACGACCGGTCGGCGATGAGCCCGTGGCAGAGACGCCGGCGAACCCGTACGCCCGCATGGGGGTCGTCGAGGCCGCCGAGCCCGGGTTCGAGAGCCTCGACGCCGTGCTCCGCCGACGTCGCGAAGCGGTCTGATCCGCTCCGCGACGAGTGGTTCGGAGCACCCCTCCGAGGGTGATAGAGTCGATGACGGCTCGGGCCCATGGCGCAGTTGGTAGCGCGTCTCGTTCGCAATGAGAAGGTCGGGGGTTCGAATCCCCCTGGGTCCACCACGACGAAAGGCCGGCGAATCGCCGGCCTTTCGCATTCCCGCCCTCAGTCTGCGGTGATTCCCTGCGGCAGTGCCGCATCGCCGACCCCCGAGATCGCCGTCAGCGTCGGATGCCCGGCGCCGAGCAGGACCGCGTCGCTCGAGGCGTCGAACTCGCCGTCGACGTCCGCGACGGTGAGCCGCACCTCGCCCTCGCCGGGCTTGGCTGCCGTCGTCTGCACGATTCCGAAGGCCGCGAGCGTGGCCGCACGCGGGGCCAGACGACCGGTCGCGGGCGTGTTCGGCACGTTGAGGTTCAGCACCGTGCCGGGGTCGCTCTCGAGCAGCGGCACCAGCAGCGGCACGGCGACCTCGACGGCGGCCTGCCAGTGGTGCGCGTCTGGATCCATCCCCACGTCGAGCGACACCGCCAGGCCCCGCGCACCGCTCGCGCCACCGGTGAGGGCGGCGCCGACCGTGCCGGAGTGCAGGATCGCACGACCGACGTTGGCCCCGCGGTTCACGCCCGACAGCACCGCGTCGGGGCGTGTGCCGAACGCCCCGTGCGCCGCGATGAGCGCGATGAGGGCGGGCGCCGCCTGCACGGCGAAGCAGCTGGCGCGCTCGAGGCCCGCGACCTCGCGGCGTTCCATGCTGATGCGGCCGTCGGCGTCGGCGC harbors:
- a CDS encoding 5'/3'-nucleotidase SurE translates to MTLERTVLVTNDDGIASPGLYALALAALDAGFSVIVAAPASESSGSSASIIGADADGRISMERREVAGLERASCFAVQAAPALIALIAAHGAFGTRPDAVLSGVNRGANVGRAILHSGTVGAALTGGASGARGLAVSLDVGMDPDAHHWQAAVEVAVPLLVPLLESDPGTVLNLNVPNTPATGRLAPRAATLAAFGIVQTTAAKPGEGEVRLTVADVDGEFDASSDAVLLGAGHPTLTAISGVGDAALPQGITAD